The following are encoded in a window of Euzebya sp. genomic DNA:
- a CDS encoding MCE family protein, protein MTDRLPGLKFLLFGVVCVIAAGWIASVTGNLDRIPFLQDASSYQAVLEEASGLAVGDDVRIAGVDVGRVNSIEIERGDAVVTFEVEPDVSPTTSWQVGARWRNVIGQRFLYLYPNPGGRALVAGDLGPDGAGRLGVEQSIEVADLAAFVANLDPLLQAIDPAAQNKLTTALNEVLLGRDQTIQSLVTNVSELAGTVAGQAPEVRAVIANANSLLAEYNGREDQLTGLIDQLSLVADTLANRNDEVLDAAVDLASVQAQLGDLIEANDAGLIASADNLRRLTDSIGAQRDAFEESVASLRQGLATYMLISRRGEWFNVRGVAIQVQFGSNIVTCQTEGGTSCAFPSSREGSPAPGAEGEAPGGETPPPQGVPELPDPIDPADGGDAPVPTSVSAVELAPERLSALEVAVGVPLITAHDAEGGDAG, encoded by the coding sequence GTGACCGACCGCCTCCCGGGCCTCAAGTTCCTGCTCTTCGGCGTCGTCTGCGTGATCGCGGCCGGCTGGATCGCGAGCGTGACCGGCAACCTCGACCGCATCCCGTTCCTGCAGGACGCGAGCAGCTACCAGGCGGTCCTCGAAGAGGCGTCGGGGCTCGCCGTCGGCGACGACGTCCGCATCGCCGGCGTCGACGTCGGGCGCGTGAACAGCATCGAGATCGAGCGGGGCGACGCGGTCGTCACCTTCGAGGTCGAGCCCGACGTGTCGCCCACGACCAGCTGGCAGGTCGGCGCCCGCTGGCGCAACGTCATCGGCCAGCGGTTCCTCTACCTCTACCCCAACCCCGGCGGCCGAGCCCTGGTCGCCGGCGACCTGGGGCCGGACGGGGCCGGCCGCCTGGGAGTCGAGCAGTCCATCGAGGTCGCCGACCTCGCGGCCTTCGTCGCCAACCTCGACCCGCTGCTGCAGGCCATCGACCCCGCCGCCCAGAACAAGCTGACCACCGCGCTCAACGAGGTCCTGCTCGGGCGCGACCAGACGATCCAGTCGCTCGTGACCAACGTCAGCGAGCTGGCCGGCACCGTCGCCGGACAGGCACCCGAGGTCCGCGCCGTCATCGCCAACGCCAACTCCCTCCTCGCCGAGTACAACGGCCGCGAGGACCAGCTCACCGGCCTGATCGACCAGCTCTCGCTGGTGGCCGACACGCTCGCCAACCGCAACGACGAGGTGCTCGACGCCGCCGTCGACCTCGCGTCGGTGCAGGCCCAGCTCGGTGACCTCATCGAGGCGAACGACGCCGGGCTGATCGCCTCCGCCGACAACCTCCGCCGCCTGACCGACTCCATCGGGGCGCAGCGCGACGCGTTCGAGGAGAGCGTCGCCAGCCTCCGCCAGGGGCTGGCCACGTACATGCTGATCAGCCGCCGGGGCGAGTGGTTCAACGTGCGCGGCGTGGCCATCCAGGTGCAGTTCGGCAGCAACATCGTGACCTGCCAGACCGAGGGCGGGACCAGCTGCGCGTTCCCCAGCTCGCGCGAGGGCAGCCCCGCACCGGGCGCCGAGGGCGAGGCCCCTGGCGGCGAGACCCCGCCCCCCCAGGGCGTGCCCGAGCTGCCCGACCCCATCGACCCCGCGGACGGGGGGGACGCGCCGGTCCCCACGTCGGTCTCCGCCGTCGAGCTGGCCCCGGAGCGCCTCAGCGCCCTCGAGGTCGCCGTCGGGGTGCCGCTGATCACCGCCCACGACGCCGAGGGGGGTGACGCCGGATGA